The nucleotide sequence CTGCACACCGGCAAGGTGCGCGAGCTGTACCGCGACGCGGCGGGCGACCTCGTGATGGTCGCCAGCGACCGCATCTCCGCGTACGACTGGGTGCTGCCCACCGAGATCCCCGACAAGGGCCGGGTGCTCACCCAGTTGTCGCTGTGGTGGTTCGACCAGCTCCGCGACCTGGCGCCCAACCACGTCATCAGCACCGAGCTGCCCGAGGGCGCCCCCGCCGACTGGGCCGGCCGCACCCTGGTCTGCAAGTCGCTGGACATGGTCCCGGTGGAGTGCGTGGCCCGCGGCTACCTGACCGGCTCCGGCCTCGCGGAGTACCGGGAGTCCCGTACGGTCTGCGGGCTCGCGCTGCCCGAGGGCCTGGTCGACGGCTCGGAGCTGCCCGGCCCGATCTTCACCCCGGCCACCAAGGCCGAGGTCGGCGAGCACGACGAGAACGTCTCCTACGAGGAGGTGGCCCGCCAGGTCGGCCCCGAGACCGCCGCCCAGCTCCGCCAGGCCACCCTCGCGGTGTACGCCCGCGCCCGTGACATCGCCCGTGACCGGGGGATCGTGCTCGCGGACACCAAGTTCGAGTTCGGCTTCGACGGCAGCGACCTGGTCCTCGCCGACGAGGTGCTCACCCCGGACTCGTCCCGCTTCTGGCCCGCCGAGACCTATGAGCCGGGCCACGCCCAGCCGTCGTACGACAAGCAGTTCGTGCGGGACTGGCTGACCGGCCCCGAGTCCGGCTGGGACCGCAAGAGCGAGCAGCCCCCGCCCGCGCTGCCCGAGGAGGTCGTGGCGGCGACCCGCGCCAAGTACATCGAGGCGTACGAGCGGCTGACCGGCACCCGCTGGTCCTAGGACGAGAAAAGCCCCCCGGTGAGAACCGGGGGGCTTCTTCATGGAGCGGACGACGAGGCTCGAACTCGCGACCTCAACCTTGGCAAGGTTGCGCTCTACCAACTGAGCTACGTCCGCAGTGCGCCGTGGCGCGGAGCCAACTATACCCAACCCCGGTCCCGTGCGAGACGCACCGCGGTGTGCCGGTTCTCCGCGCCCAGCTTGGTGACGGCCGAGGAGAGATAGTTCCGTACCGTCCCCGGCGACAGCGCGGCCCGCTCGGCGATCTCCGTGACCGGTGCCCCGTCGGCCGCCAGTTCCAGCACCTCGGCCTCCCGCGCGGTCAGCGGGGAGTCGCCGGCGGAGATCGCGTCGGCGGCCAACTCGGGGTCGACGTACCGGCTTCCGGCGTGCACGGTCCGGATGATCTCGGCGAGCCGCTCGGCGCTGACCGTCTTCGGGACGAACCCGCGCACACCCGCCGCCAGCGCCCGCTTCAGATGCCCGGGGCGCCCGTGCCCGGTCACGATCAGCACCTGGCAACCGGGCAGTTCGGCCCGCAGGGATGTGGCCACCCTCACACCGTCGGCACCCGGCATCTGGAGATCCAGCACGGCCACGTCGGGCTCGTGCGCCCGTGCCATCGCCAGCGCTTCGGGCCCGCTCGCCGCCTCCGCGACGACCAGCAGGTCGTCCTCCAGCGAGAGCAGCGCGGCCAGCGCGCCCCGGATCAGATGCTCGTCGTCGGCCAGCAGCAGCCGCACCGGCCCGCTCATGCGGACACCCGGCCCATCGGCACCCGCGCCTCGAGCCGGAACCGGCCCTCGCCGACGAGCCCCGCCGTCAGCGTGCCCTCGACGGCGGCCAGCCGCTCCCGCAGCCCGACCAGACCGGAGCCGCCGGCCTTCTCCGGTTCTCCGGCGCCGTCGTTCTCCACCGTCAGCACCACATGTCCCTTCCGTGTCACCAGTTCCACCGCGCAGTGCCCCGCGTCCCCGTGCCGCAGCACGTTGGTGGCCGCCTCACGCACCACCCAGGCCAGCGCGGACTGCACCGGGACCGGCAACGCCGCGTTCTCGGCGGTCACCTCGCACACGATCCCCGCAGCACCCAACACACCCTTGGCTCCCGCGAGTTCGGCCACGAGGTCGGCCTCCCGGTAGCCGCGTACGACCTCCCGCACCTCGCGCTGCGACTCCTGCGCGATGCGCTGGACCTCGATCATCTGCTCCACCGCCTCCGGCCGCCCGCGCCGGGCCAACTGGACGGCCAGCTCGCTCTTCAGAGAGATCACCGAGAGGTTCCGGCCCAGCACGTCGTGCAGGTCCCGCCCGAACCGCAGCCGCTCCTCCGCCACGGCGAGCCGTGCCTCCACCTCCCGGGCCCGCTCGGCTTCCCAGAGCACGGAGAGGGTCCAAGCGCCGCTGCGGCCGGCACCCAGGGCCAGCAGGAAGCCGAAGGCGGCCACGAGACCGGCGCCCAGG is from Streptomyces seoulensis and encodes:
- a CDS encoding phosphoribosylaminoimidazolesuccinocarboxamide synthase, producing MSGFVEKPEPIQVPGLVHLHTGKVRELYRDAAGDLVMVASDRISAYDWVLPTEIPDKGRVLTQLSLWWFDQLRDLAPNHVISTELPEGAPADWAGRTLVCKSLDMVPVECVARGYLTGSGLAEYRESRTVCGLALPEGLVDGSELPGPIFTPATKAEVGEHDENVSYEEVARQVGPETAAQLRQATLAVYARARDIARDRGIVLADTKFEFGFDGSDLVLADEVLTPDSSRFWPAETYEPGHAQPSYDKQFVRDWLTGPESGWDRKSEQPPPALPEEVVAATRAKYIEAYERLTGTRWS
- a CDS encoding sensor histidine kinase, which gives rise to MLGRMRGLRERHWRARSKAERVELTTLGMWHLTPWLLSVSWLLMPLIGGLHHRPVPLVLGASLVVVAVLQCVEANRLIRPALGRYLGRTGQPGPVLWGSWVLLGAALALIVALAAVDGVEAVTARLALGAVLTPFGLPYALVVPVRDYLRKVVVLAGVVVTATALVQPDSGGRILGAGLVAAFGFLLALGAGRSGAWTLSVLWEAERAREVEARLAVAEERLRFGRDLHDVLGRNLSVISLKSELAVQLARRGRPEAVEQMIEVQRIAQESQREVREVVRGYREADLVAELAGAKGVLGAAGIVCEVTAENAALPVPVQSALAWVVREAATNVLRHGDAGHCAVELVTRKGHVVLTVENDGAGEPEKAGGSGLVGLRERLAAVEGTLTAGLVGEGRFRLEARVPMGRVSA
- a CDS encoding response regulator transcription factor, which translates into the protein MSGPVRLLLADDEHLIRGALAALLSLEDDLLVVAEAASGPEALAMARAHEPDVAVLDLQMPGADGVRVATSLRAELPGCQVLIVTGHGRPGHLKRALAAGVRGFVPKTVSAERLAEIIRTVHAGSRYVDPELAADAISAGDSPLTAREAEVLELAADGAPVTEIAERAALSPGTVRNYLSSAVTKLGAENRHTAVRLARDRGWV